From Echinicola soli, a single genomic window includes:
- a CDS encoding polyprenyl synthetase family protein, which yields MTTTKTNLSHELVVQLEKHIGAYSFGNNPQELYDPIAYIMGLGGKRIRPLLTLLAYSLYRDDYEKILTPAAAVEVFHNFTLVHDDIMDEAPLRRGKTTVHKKWDTNTAILSGDVMLVKVYDMLLHVPEDKLAVCLRLFNQTAAEVCEGQQHDMNFETRGHVSEPEYLEMIRQKTAVLLGFALQYGAILGGASLEDSRHLYEFGVNVGIGFQLKDDLLDVYADKAKFGKQVGGDILANKKTFLLIKARELATGEEKQQLESWLSKDDFDQEEKVEKVTAIYDALGIKQIAETKMESYFRQGFAQLSALEIKKPEVLAALKELTQNLIDREK from the coding sequence ATGACAACGACTAAAACCAACCTCAGCCATGAGCTGGTGGTACAGCTGGAAAAGCACATAGGAGCGTATTCTTTTGGTAACAATCCACAGGAGCTTTATGATCCTATTGCCTATATCATGGGGCTTGGCGGGAAGCGCATCAGGCCGCTGCTGACCTTATTGGCATATTCCCTTTATCGGGATGATTATGAAAAAATCCTTACCCCGGCAGCAGCGGTGGAGGTTTTTCATAATTTCACCCTAGTGCATGATGATATCATGGATGAGGCTCCCCTGAGAAGGGGAAAGACTACTGTCCATAAAAAGTGGGACACCAATACGGCAATTCTCTCTGGTGATGTGATGTTGGTAAAGGTGTATGATATGTTATTGCATGTTCCGGAGGATAAATTGGCCGTGTGCCTCCGGCTTTTTAACCAAACCGCCGCCGAAGTCTGCGAAGGGCAGCAGCATGATATGAATTTTGAAACCCGGGGACATGTTTCTGAGCCGGAATACCTGGAGATGATCAGGCAAAAGACCGCGGTGTTGTTGGGCTTTGCTTTGCAATATGGTGCCATTCTGGGCGGTGCTTCACTGGAAGATTCCCGGCACCTGTATGAGTTTGGCGTTAATGTGGGGATTGGGTTTCAGCTGAAGGACGATTTGCTGGATGTGTATGCGGACAAGGCCAAATTTGGCAAGCAAGTGGGCGGAGATATTTTGGCAAACAAGAAGACTTTTTTGCTGATCAAAGCCAGGGAACTGGCCACGGGAGAAGAAAAACAACAACTGGAAAGTTGGTTGAGCAAAGATGATTTTGACCAAGAGGAGAAGGTGGAAAAGGTTACGGCCATTTATGATGCCTTGGGGATAAAGCAGATCGCTGAGACAAAAATGGAAAGTTATTTCCGGCAGGGGTTTGCCCAGCTGAGTGCCCTGGAGATCAAAAAGCCAGAAGTATTGGCGGCACTTAAAGAGCTGACCCAAAATCTAATCGACCGGGAAAAGTAA
- a CDS encoding NAD kinase, translated as MKITIHGISFQKEFVPYIEKLIDVLHGHGTDLFLTETFSKYFMKSGAKATGFTVLGDRNELADMDFVISVGGDGTLLDTVSLVGEYEVPIVGINTGRMGFLATIAKEDVEKAVQVLFDGDFTIQDRILIHLEADQKLFNGVPYGLNEFTIHKRDTSSMIIVHTYIDGEYLNSYWADGLIVATPTGSTGYSLSCGGPLISPSAKNFVITPVSPHNLNVRPMIVSEESEITFSIEGRSKKFLISLDSRSTAVDASVKLKVKREKFVARLVKFHDYSFFDTLRKKLNWGFDMRN; from the coding sequence ATGAAGATAACCATTCATGGTATAAGTTTTCAAAAGGAATTTGTGCCATATATAGAGAAGTTGATAGATGTGCTGCACGGTCACGGAACCGATCTGTTCCTGACGGAGACATTTTCAAAATATTTTATGAAATCCGGGGCAAAGGCTACCGGATTCACTGTATTGGGTGATCGGAATGAGCTTGCAGATATGGACTTTGTGATTTCTGTGGGCGGTGACGGTACATTGCTGGATACAGTGTCACTGGTGGGAGAGTATGAAGTGCCCATCGTAGGAATCAATACCGGCAGAATGGGATTCTTGGCCACCATCGCGAAGGAGGATGTGGAGAAGGCTGTTCAGGTGCTATTCGATGGGGATTTTACCATTCAGGACAGGATATTAATTCACCTGGAGGCAGATCAGAAGCTTTTTAACGGCGTTCCTTACGGCCTTAACGAGTTTACGATTCATAAGCGTGATACTTCATCCATGATCATCGTGCATACCTATATTGATGGGGAGTACCTGAACAGCTACTGGGCGGATGGACTGATAGTCGCGACTCCCACAGGCTCCACAGGCTATTCCCTTAGTTGTGGGGGGCCGTTGATATCGCCTTCGGCAAAGAACTTTGTCATTACACCGGTGAGCCCACATAATTTGAACGTGAGGCCCATGATCGTGTCAGAGGAAAGTGAAATCACCTTTTCAATAGAAGGAAGAAGCAAGAAGTTTTTGATATCATTGGACTCCCGGTCTACGGCGGTGGATGCTTCCGTGAAGCTAAAGGTCAAGCGGGAAAAATTTGTGGCGAGATTGGTTAAGTTCCACGATTACAGCTTCTTTGATACCTTGCGGAAAAAGCTGAATTGGGGCTTTGATATGAGAAATTAG
- a CDS encoding alpha/beta fold hydrolase has protein sequence MKLNYKKVGQGKPLIILHGLFGSADNWLSVAKELEEDYTMYLLDQRNHGDSPKSDEWSYKGMVDDLAAFMTSQGLEAAYIMGHSMGGKTAMNFALKHPNKVQKLIIADIAPRYYPPHHQNILAGLNAIDMESLKSRKEADETLAEHIPEAGVRQFLMKSLGRDENRKFVWKINLPVITEKIENVGEGIDSDKAYDGPTLFMRGANSDYIQDKDKEDLEKYFPEHKLITIKNAGHWLHAEQPGAVVETVKAFLG, from the coding sequence ATGAAACTAAACTATAAGAAAGTAGGTCAAGGCAAACCGCTGATCATTCTGCATGGACTTTTTGGCTCGGCTGACAACTGGCTCAGTGTCGCCAAGGAACTGGAAGAAGATTATACCATGTACCTCCTGGACCAGCGAAACCATGGCGACTCGCCCAAAAGTGATGAATGGAGCTATAAAGGAATGGTCGACGACCTGGCTGCATTTATGACTTCCCAAGGATTGGAAGCTGCCTATATCATGGGGCATTCCATGGGGGGAAAAACGGCCATGAACTTTGCACTAAAACACCCCAACAAAGTCCAAAAACTCATCATTGCGGACATTGCGCCACGATATTATCCTCCACACCACCAAAATATCCTGGCAGGACTAAATGCCATCGACATGGAATCCCTCAAGTCCAGAAAGGAGGCCGATGAAACCCTTGCCGAGCATATCCCTGAAGCAGGGGTAAGGCAATTTCTCATGAAAAGCCTGGGCAGGGATGAAAACCGCAAATTCGTATGGAAGATCAACCTTCCTGTCATCACCGAAAAGATCGAAAATGTCGGTGAAGGAATCGACAGCGACAAGGCCTATGATGGCCCGACCCTTTTTATGCGTGGTGCCAATTCTGATTATATCCAAGACAAGGACAAGGAAGATCTGGAAAAATATTTTCCAGAACACAAACTGATCACCATTAAAAACGCCGGCCATTGGCTCCATGCCGAGCAGCCCGGTGCCGTAGTGGAGACCGTCAAAGCATTTCTGGGATAA
- a CDS encoding anthranilate synthase component II translates to MLLLIDNFDSFSHILADYFRQAGFDLDIVRNDTPLALLKEKKYAGVILSPGPETPSRAGNLQGIFEYFHDKLPVMGVCLGHQCIGEFFGAKLVKGTRPVHGKVYPVIKLTDHPLLKDLPDRFMVTRYHSLELRDLPTCLEPLLETAQHELMAMAHRTLPIVGIQFHPEAYLSEYGVELIKNWARNCVKL, encoded by the coding sequence ATGCTGTTACTAATTGATAATTTTGATTCTTTTTCACATATCCTGGCTGATTACTTTAGACAGGCTGGTTTTGATCTGGACATCGTCAGGAATGACACGCCGCTGGCACTGTTAAAAGAAAAAAAATATGCTGGAGTGATTCTTTCTCCAGGGCCAGAGACGCCATCAAGGGCAGGTAATCTCCAGGGCATTTTTGAGTATTTTCACGATAAGCTGCCTGTGATGGGCGTGTGTTTGGGGCATCAGTGTATTGGAGAGTTCTTTGGGGCAAAGTTGGTTAAAGGTACTCGTCCGGTGCATGGCAAGGTATATCCCGTTATCAAACTTACTGACCACCCCTTGCTGAAAGACTTGCCCGATCGATTTATGGTGACAAGGTATCATTCTTTGGAGTTGAGGGATTTACCAACTTGTTTGGAGCCATTGCTGGAAACAGCCCAGCACGAATTGATGGCCATGGCCCACCGAACGCTCCCTATTGTAGGGATTCAATTTCATCCCGAAGCGTATCTGAGTGAGTATGGTGTCGAATTGATCAAAAACTGGGCAAGGAATTGTGTGAAACTTTAG
- a CDS encoding CvpA family protein, which produces MNTIDIIILILLAIGAYSGYKQGLFIGILSIVAFIIGIVFAFKFMHWGADLLAARVESLTFMLPFISFLIIFLLVTITIRILAFLVKKTLDLTILGTFDNFAGAILGLLKWGFMLSLLIWAADSFGMEMPQEELEKSSLFGVLEPFAPLVIDAVGTITPAIQDAVGRINELVKKSQDAVTN; this is translated from the coding sequence TTGAATACAATCGATATAATTATACTGATTTTATTGGCCATAGGGGCATATAGTGGCTATAAGCAAGGACTGTTTATTGGCATATTATCTATTGTGGCTTTTATTATTGGGATTGTATTTGCTTTTAAGTTTATGCATTGGGGGGCAGATCTTTTGGCGGCGCGCGTGGAGAGCCTGACTTTCATGCTGCCCTTTATCTCCTTTTTGATCATATTTTTGTTAGTGACCATTACGATACGGATTTTGGCTTTTCTGGTCAAGAAAACCTTGGACCTGACCATTTTAGGGACTTTTGATAATTTTGCGGGGGCTATTCTAGGTTTGCTGAAATGGGGCTTTATGCTTAGCCTACTGATTTGGGCGGCCGACTCCTTTGGAATGGAGATGCCTCAAGAAGAATTGGAGAAGAGTTCTCTTTTTGGGGTCTTGGAGCCTTTTGCACCATTGGTGATTGATGCTGTAGGAACCATTACGCCAGCCATTCAGGATGCCGTGGGACGGATCAATGAACTGGTAAAAAAATCGCAGGATGCTGTTACTAATTGA
- a CDS encoding GatB/YqeY domain-containing protein, which yields MSLKQSIETEIKNAMRAKDKDRLRALRSIKSMIMLEETKGAEKGMTEDEEMKLLTKAAKQRRDSLEIYEQQGREDLAATEQSELDIINEFLPKQLSEEELEGELKAIIAEVGAEGPKDMGKVMGTATKKLAGKADGKLISQKVKQLLT from the coding sequence ATGAGTTTAAAGCAAAGTATAGAAACCGAGATCAAGAATGCTATGCGTGCCAAGGACAAAGACCGTTTGCGTGCTTTGCGGTCCATTAAGTCCATGATCATGCTGGAAGAGACCAAGGGTGCAGAAAAAGGAATGACCGAGGATGAAGAGATGAAACTTTTGACCAAAGCGGCCAAGCAGCGCAGGGATTCACTGGAGATTTACGAGCAGCAGGGGCGTGAAGATTTGGCAGCTACCGAGCAATCAGAGCTGGATATCATCAATGAATTTTTGCCAAAGCAACTCAGCGAAGAAGAGCTTGAAGGCGAACTGAAAGCCATTATTGCTGAAGTGGGCGCTGAAGGGCCAAAAGACATGGGCAAAGTGATGGGCACTGCTACCAAGAAACTGGCTGGGAAGGCTGATGGTAAGTTGATCTCACAGAAAGTAAAGCAGCTTTTGACGTAG
- a CDS encoding rhomboid family intramembrane serine protease — translation MQLSATVLIIIITALSSFYAWKNYTFLSRSMFNPYQIKQKGQYDRFVLSGFIHKDGMHLLFNMITFYFFGRLVEQYLTYRFGGMVGIVVFVAFYVAAIVIADIPTFLKHKNNSHYQALGASGGTAAAVFASIILMPMADICLFGLLCLPGFILGILFLGYSAIKSKQENDSINHDAHLYGALFGIVFILVLSPESGLHFIDQVKNFSLF, via the coding sequence ATGCAATTATCCGCAACCGTACTGATCATCATCATCACAGCCCTTAGCTCATTTTATGCCTGGAAGAATTATACCTTCTTATCCAGAAGCATGTTTAATCCTTACCAAATAAAGCAAAAAGGTCAATATGATCGTTTTGTCCTTTCTGGGTTTATTCACAAAGATGGCATGCACTTGCTGTTCAATATGATTACCTTTTACTTTTTTGGGAGGCTAGTGGAGCAATATTTAACCTATCGTTTTGGGGGAATGGTGGGCATCGTTGTTTTTGTGGCGTTTTACGTGGCAGCGATTGTGATTGCAGATATCCCTACTTTTCTCAAACATAAGAATAATTCCCATTATCAGGCCTTAGGGGCTTCTGGTGGAACTGCTGCTGCGGTTTTTGCCAGCATCATCCTTATGCCGATGGCTGATATTTGTCTTTTCGGTTTGCTGTGCCTCCCCGGGTTTATTCTGGGGATTCTGTTCTTGGGCTATTCGGCCATCAAGAGCAAACAGGAAAATGACAGCATTAATCATGATGCCCATTTGTACGGGGCCTTATTTGGGATAGTATTTATATTGGTGCTATCACCGGAAAGTGGACTGCACTTTATCGATCAGGTGAAGAATTTTAGCCTGTTTTAA
- a CDS encoding pyridoxine 5'-phosphate synthase — protein sequence MTKLSVNINKIATIRNARGGNNPDVVKVALDAEKFGSQGITVHPRPDERHIRYDDVMKLKDVVTTEFNIEGYPDKRFMEIIRLVRPAQATLVPDPPHVLTSNTGWDTIAHQEELKDIIAELHQYGTRTSIFINPDKKYFEPAKLTGTDRVELYTEPYASHFHKNKQEAVKPYVEVAKIAKELGLGLNAGHDLDLDNLRFLKESIPFLDEVSIGHALICDALYYGLENTIQMYRRQLEMDEE from the coding sequence ATGACCAAACTCAGCGTAAATATTAACAAGATCGCCACCATCAGAAATGCCCGTGGCGGGAACAATCCAGATGTGGTCAAGGTCGCCTTGGATGCTGAAAAATTCGGTTCTCAAGGCATCACTGTACACCCTAGGCCGGACGAAAGGCACATTCGCTATGACGATGTCATGAAGCTCAAGGATGTCGTTACCACCGAATTTAATATCGAAGGCTATCCTGACAAACGTTTTATGGAAATAATTCGGCTGGTGCGACCTGCGCAGGCAACTTTGGTACCTGACCCACCCCATGTGCTCACTTCCAATACCGGCTGGGACACCATCGCCCATCAAGAGGAGCTAAAAGATATCATTGCTGAATTGCACCAATACGGTACACGCACTTCTATTTTCATCAATCCTGACAAAAAATACTTCGAACCGGCCAAACTCACGGGAACCGACAGAGTGGAGCTTTACACCGAGCCTTACGCCAGTCATTTCCATAAAAACAAACAGGAGGCCGTAAAACCCTACGTAGAAGTAGCCAAAATAGCCAAAGAACTTGGACTTGGCCTCAATGCCGGACATGACCTGGACCTGGACAACCTCCGCTTTCTCAAGGAAAGCATCCCTTTCTTAGACGAAGTATCCATTGGCCATGCGCTGATCTGCGATGCACTTTATTACGGACTGGAAAACACCATCCAAATGTACCGAAGGCAGTTGGAAATGGATGAAGAATAA
- a CDS encoding CBS domain-containing protein — protein sequence MQAYEFINNMIPPLKLTDKTKMALSWMEEIRTDVLPVVEEGMFRGLVTDEMIYNINREDIPVADVPLESEGCFVLKDKHIYDVLRVSSEFQSNMVAVVDSDHIYHGVVTLEDAIAAFADTLSIQAQGGVLVLSMFMTDYSLYEIARVIESENAKVLSSFLTSDPLDESKIKVVLKVDKTELRHIKATLERFGYKVIDHYQEEMDENKEQDRLDNLMRFLNI from the coding sequence ATGCAGGCGTACGAATTTATCAACAACATGATTCCCCCATTAAAACTCACTGATAAAACGAAGATGGCTTTGTCATGGATGGAAGAAATCCGTACGGATGTATTGCCTGTTGTGGAGGAGGGGATGTTCAGGGGCTTGGTCACCGATGAAATGATCTATAATATCAATAGAGAAGATATCCCTGTGGCGGATGTTCCATTAGAGTCGGAAGGCTGTTTTGTGCTGAAGGACAAGCATATCTACGATGTGCTCCGCGTATCTTCAGAATTCCAAAGCAATATGGTGGCCGTGGTGGATAGTGACCATATTTATCATGGTGTGGTCACGCTAGAGGACGCCATAGCCGCCTTCGCGGATACCTTGTCCATTCAAGCGCAGGGCGGGGTGTTAGTGCTGTCCATGTTTATGACAGATTACAGCCTCTATGAGATAGCCCGGGTAATCGAGTCTGAAAATGCTAAAGTACTGAGCAGCTTTTTAACCAGTGATCCCTTGGATGAAAGTAAAATAAAAGTGGTGTTAAAAGTAGATAAAACCGAACTTCGGCACATCAAGGCCACCTTGGAGCGGTTTGGGTACAAGGTGATCGATCATTATCAGGAAGAAATGGACGAAAACAAAGAGCAAGACCGTCTGGATAACCTGATGAGATTTTTAAATATCTAA
- a CDS encoding SAM-dependent methyltransferase gives MKKGKLYLIPNVLAEGTCQEIISPQVKEVIRHTAYFLAENLRTARRYISSLKLGLTIEELQFEVLDKKTKATNMPQLLQPIFDGQDIGIISEAGCPGIADPGAVAVAFAHQNNIQVVPLSGPSSMFMALMGAGFNGQSFTFHGYLPIDKKARIQAIKTLESESSQYRRTQLFMETPFRNNHLLEDLKTHLHPNTKLCIAKNLTAKDEFIQTKTVAEWRKIKIDLHKIPTVFVLDTNY, from the coding sequence ATGAAAAAAGGAAAACTCTATCTGATCCCCAATGTTTTGGCAGAAGGCACATGCCAGGAGATCATCAGTCCCCAAGTAAAAGAGGTCATTCGTCATACTGCTTACTTTTTGGCTGAAAACCTCCGTACAGCCAGAAGGTACATTTCCAGCCTGAAGCTTGGACTGACGATCGAAGAGTTGCAGTTTGAGGTGTTGGATAAAAAGACCAAGGCCACCAATATGCCTCAATTGCTCCAGCCGATCTTTGACGGCCAGGACATAGGCATCATCTCGGAGGCCGGCTGTCCGGGGATCGCAGATCCGGGCGCAGTAGCCGTGGCATTTGCCCACCAAAACAACATCCAAGTAGTGCCACTTTCAGGACCTTCTTCCATGTTCATGGCGCTGATGGGCGCAGGATTCAATGGGCAGTCGTTTACCTTTCATGGCTATCTTCCCATTGACAAAAAAGCCCGTATACAGGCCATCAAAACCCTGGAAAGTGAGTCATCCCAGTACCGACGGACGCAACTTTTTATGGAAACCCCCTTCCGCAATAACCACCTGCTGGAAGACCTGAAAACCCACCTCCATCCCAACACCAAACTCTGCATCGCCAAAAACCTAACCGCCAAGGACGAATTTATCCAAACCAAAACGGTAGCTGAATGGCGAAAAATAAAAATTGACCTCCATAAAATCCCCACGGTTTTTGTACTGGACACGAATTATTGA
- a CDS encoding class I SAM-dependent methyltransferase has translation MTTKSTLSEIEKRFDNDVDRFSDLETGQASTVDALFNLELITDGIAQLYPDLTQLLDIGCGAGNYTVKLLSKLNAATNVTLADLSQPMLDRAKERSAPLTDGEVTTTKGDFRSLPLKENAYEVIIATAVLHHLRDDEDWETAFAKLHRLLKPDGSLWVFDLVAHNDTKIQDFLYRQKYGQFLTNLKDENYRDHVFDYIEKEDSPRSILYQTDLLRKVGFRSVEIIHKHLCFTSYVAFK, from the coding sequence ATGACAACCAAATCAACCTTATCAGAAATTGAAAAGCGGTTCGACAACGATGTTGATCGATTTTCCGATCTCGAAACCGGCCAGGCTTCCACTGTGGATGCCCTTTTCAACTTGGAATTGATCACAGATGGCATCGCCCAGCTGTACCCGGATCTGACCCAACTTTTGGACATCGGATGCGGAGCGGGGAATTACACCGTAAAACTCTTGTCAAAGCTCAATGCTGCCACAAATGTCACCTTGGCAGACCTTAGCCAGCCCATGCTGGATCGGGCAAAAGAGAGAAGTGCTCCGCTCACTGATGGCGAAGTGACCACCACTAAAGGAGATTTTAGAAGTTTACCCTTAAAAGAAAACGCTTATGAAGTCATCATCGCCACGGCCGTATTGCATCACCTAAGGGATGATGAGGATTGGGAAACAGCCTTTGCCAAACTACATCGCCTATTAAAGCCGGACGGAAGCTTGTGGGTCTTTGATTTGGTCGCCCATAATGACACAAAAATCCAGGATTTTCTGTACCGGCAAAAATACGGACAGTTCTTAACCAACCTGAAAGATGAAAATTACCGTGATCATGTATTCGATTATATCGAAAAGGAAGACAGTCCAAGAAGCATCCTCTACCAGACCGATCTGCTTCGAAAAGTAGGCTTTCGCTCAGTGGAAATAATACACAAGCACCTTTGTTTCACCTCCTATGTGGCCTTCAAATAA